CAAACAAAGTCGACTAAAGACTAAACACAAATATAACATACGaacaaatattattgaaattgatttcaGGTATAATGCAGCAAGATAATGCAGAGCAAGTGATATTAGATCCGAAACTAATAGCGAAGCACTATTTGAGGACGTGGTTCTTCCTGGACCTCATCTCTAGTATACCGCTAGATTATATTTTCTTGATCTTCAATCAGGTAAACGTACGTTGCAATTTGGCCGTGTTCCTATTATTATAGTTGTAATCTATCTTTTATGTTGTTGATATTCTGTTTCAGCTTGGGTGTAATTTGTTTTATAGCGaacattttagtttttatttatttgtttctcATTGTCGTTAAACGCAACTGCCACGAGAACGTGCAACGCGTCACCGTGTTAGATCTCATACTTGTAAGGGTTTCTGTGGAACCTGCGAAGGTTTGGTTGCACCGATATAGTCTCTTCAAAAGTGTTATTATCTGATGTTATATgtattaatactttttaaatctTAAATGCACGTTTGTCTATTTTCCCACTTATGTAAATTTTCTTCGCTTTGAAGCCAACTTTTCCAACTCCTCCTCAACTCTACGCACACTTTTACTTTGTGCACTATTTTATCTCCTCTCTATACTTAACGCACTCTCTCAGTATCAATCTCTAGATACCTCGTTTTAGTTGAGTTCTGATAATTTTGTGCTAACATTGCATACAGcatgtattattatttcaacacaGTATTTATTTAACCCATTATAATCTTGAGAAAAActctattttttaaagttataatatgcAACACGACCAAattgtatttctttttttattattatttacacttATAGTTTTAAcaatctttaaatatatttaaaatagctaTACCTAGTTATTTTACAGcttgataaaattatctaaaaagTATTACTCGGCATTTTTATCTTTTCAATGTACTTGCGAGATGCTTTtactaaatataaacatttatatgctGGCATCAAAAATCTGACCAACTTATTAATAGAAGTCATTATACTTTGTACAGTAACAGCTTGGCACTTTTCTCTAGCctgatatttgaattttaatgacTGCATGATCTTAcactataaataaatcttttatgaAACAATTATCTCCTAGGTTCTTTTCTTTCAGCATTAattccaacatattatatttaacaattaattcaagattctataatatattgattGTGTTCACAGGATTTTAGTGAAAGCTTTCAAATTCTTCACGCCGGTCGTGCCCTAAGGATACTTCGGTTAGCAAAACTCTTATCTCTGGTGCGACTTCTTCGACTATCAAGACTCGTCCGATATGTTTCGCAATGGGAGGAAGTATATGTAAGCTATCATTTCTTctcaaattaattttacttaacTCATTTTTTACTTTCCCCCACTAACACTGCTCTAACACATTACGCTCACATTTACTAACAATAACAACACGTAACtaacttatatacttatattattggATTGAATATATACTGTAAATGTCTGAATTTAAATTGGTggaatgtataatattaaacacaTAAGTCTATGACGGATACTCTTGAAAATGATCTAGATTGTAGTGATCCTGATATCGTCTTATCGAAGTGTGTTGTATTCCTGTATTATACCATTCTCCCTTCCACTGTATGTGAGCCCCACGTCCCGCTCTGCACTTCTCTACTGCTTCTCTGCAAGCTTCTTTCTGCCTGCACGCTCTCACTCCGTTTCGAACAGTCGCGATCGACAAACAGCCGTGAATTAGAGAACCAACTGTGGTGGTCGCGTACATTACCCAAACCGTCCCACACTCACAGATTAATAATTTGCTACCTTTTTGCATTCAGTTGCTGCTTTTAAAAGCCTTGTAATAcgctaaaataattttaaattaagtaaagctttttcaaataataataaataatataatcatttgaAACTAACAGtgcaaaaatattaaagaagtaCCCAGCTTAAGTCATAGCAATATTACCATAAGATTGCAGTCAAAACATGAATAAAAATACAGTAAttagattaggttaggttagacgAGTAGAACGTACCGTACTCCAATAATAATGTGATTGCGGAGAGTCAGTGAGAAGTGGAGTACGGGGAGGGTGACCGCGACGCTAGCCGGCGGTCGGTGCTGTCGTGACGTCGCGGTGACGTATTGTGTGCAGATGAGCCCCGGGCCGCAGCCCAGCGACGAGCCTGGCGCCCCGGACAGCGGCGGCTCGCGGGACTTCACCGCCCAGGTGCCAGTGCCGCATGCGACCCGCCTCTCGCCTCGCGGTCCTAGCTAGTGTAGGGGCATAGCCCGACCTGCTCGTCTGCTCTTCTCGGTGTTAGTGCATCCGACAGTGTGCCCGCACGCGCCACGCCCCTAACCCCGGACCCCTCGTCCCCCGATCCCTTTCCCCCCAAGCACACCCGTGACGTCCCCCAACCGTCGACCCGGCGCTCTCTTGTCGCGCCTGCCTCTCTTCCTACTATCGTGTTTCTCGCTTGTTTTCTAGATCTTGCAGAATCTGCAAAAAAAACGCACGGAACGGAGGGGACGTCTCAGCTCTGACGTTGCCAAAAAGAAGGGTGACACGAAAAGCAATCTGATATTTAAGGTAACAGGGTCGGCGCGAGCCGGCGCGCATGTGCTCGTTCGCCCGCTTAGCATGCAGTCGGCATCGCCGGCGTCCTTCACACCGCTGCGTTCGCTTCGCTTCCTTCTTTCGTTACGTCACTGTTCCGCCCCGCGGCGCCCGCGGGGGAGCGCAGGGGGCAGGTCGCGAGATCGCGCGGCGGCTCCGGCCCCGCGACTTGCTCGCTCCGCTCCGCTCGCCAGGAAGTAGCATATCCTCGCTACGAACCGCCTCACGCGTCCAttttttttcacactttttaCCAATTCATCGGTAGATGATCATCGCGATGCTTGAACTCAAGCGTCCTCGTCGCGCGCAGTCCGCACGGCTTCCTTTAGAGGCGAAACATTGCTCGTTACTCCATACAATAATCTCTCATATTTTCCACAGTTCCTGAACATGGCGTCAGTGTTCATGCGAATATTCAACCTTATCTGCATGATGCTCTTAATCGGTCACTGGTCTGGGTGCCTTCAGTTCCTTGTACCAATGCTGCAAGGATTCCCACCCAACTCATGGGTGGCTATCAACGAATTACAAGTGAGTATCACAGAATCACAATTTTATTGGACCTTACTGCCAGAAAAGTATGCATAATTATGGAATAGTAcagcataatataaaatatctccTTTGAGAAGGGAAACTTATGTATTTGCATAGAAATAATGTTCTTACTAATGTTAATAAGGTAATATATaagttactatttaaaataataattataaggtaCTAGTTATTTGAGAAACAATAGATCAATTAAAGGTACAATTTAAACTTTAGTAGTGAATGATAAATATGAACGATATAGCTCTTTTAAACTAGCATTTTTCTATTACTTTCAGGAAGCTTTCTGGCTGGAGCAATACTCGTGGGCACTATTCAAAGCCATGTCCCATATGTTATGCATCGGATACGGCCGGTTCCCCCCACAGTCTCTCACAGACATGTGGCTCACGATGCTCTCAATGATATCTGGTGCCACCTGCTACGCCCTGTTCCTGGGTCATGCAACGAACTTGATTCAGAGTCTCGACTCTTCGCGAAGACAATATCGTGAAAAGGTAATTTTCCTACAACAACtatattaaatatcattggtcTCATGGTAAATTATAGGGGCTACATTTTTTCGAATTACCGCACAGGACGACACATAATTGCCAATACGATGAGTTATCTAATGTAATCTGATTTTGATCTgaatgatttgatttttatcGACCATCAGCCCGGACTACCATGTACGTACTTGTTAGCGTTGGTGTATTGAAAGTATCCGCAGTGGCCCACCTCAAAATCCCTCTAAATAAAgtttctaaaatttaaaaagactgTATCTTGAGCCTAGAAAgagtgacgcatttttttttatttatatttgagctAATTGTACACgaatttacacattaattacagtcgcgttttaattatttcgtatttgtatatgtatgtacCAAAGTAGCGTCTCATTGTAAATTGTTTTTCgttttgaagggcgccgtagctagtaaataaaATTCACTACTAAATCCCCTCAGAATTTTGATTTAAGTCAGGGTGAATGAATCCCTTATCGTCGTGtaatttttatcttaaaaaaagGTCGGAAATGttgagattatataatattaataatcatttatttacatttgaaaAATGTACAAATATGTGTTAATATGCATGCAACATTTGATATTAAGACACTCTCCACCATTGATAagattaattcattaattagatTTGTAAAATTCTCCTTTGACTTTGACTGCCCTTGAAAAAGCTGTTATGAACACTTTCCTCTATACCGTAGAATcatttagaacattaataaaCGATGACCGTTGCCTGTTTCAGCGAATGGACGTGAGTACAAATGAATGTTTGTTAGTGGGTTAATGTTGTATTACAGTTTTAATCACAAGAGTGTTTTTATCGCACCCTTAATAGTATTTATTCATTCACAAATTAACCCCAGCTCTCTGTAGTAGATATCCATAGCATTATATTGCTTTTATTAGCAAAGTacatatgcaattatttttctCAAGCAcccttatattattaatttaaaataatatgggtGTCTACTACAAcgatgtataataattaatcgaTACGTTTACAAGTGTTCATGACAGTTTAGACTTTCATCTTGAACTAATAAgtcattttataacaataaatgatGCCTCTTTGCTTAAACAAATTGCTCAAACTAAAACAAACGGCTAATTTGTAGATATTTAGTTCtcataattaatacaaatatttaaaaaaatcataatattatgatcagaTTGTCAGATTGCGTGCTTCGTCTAAATTCGTGttgaaaatgtaattattttttgtagtataaATTTAATGAGGGATTTGGAACGAAGTAATGCttccactgacctgtataaataccactggacaggctgttccataagtttaacagcaaatttttgtgcctatttgaagctcAACTCGCTATCGCGATCATAAGAACGATAAGTAGTTTATAACCAAGATGTAGACCAATGCGACTTATTTACCTCGTCAAGTTCCTATGTGGTGTCACTTGTAAGAATATGGGTGACaaaaaataatgcaaaaaatatagtttagatctttaaaaataaactctCTATACCTAATTAACTGGtgatggatttcaaaaaattttatctttatgtgTATCAATTCACCAAATAAAAATCCGGCAAACGTAAGCAACTTGTTTAAAACTTGTAAAAACTTTTGAGATTCATCTCATCATCAATAATTACTATTGTTTCACAATACCCTTATTTgagaatcttttattttttctttaattataaacgGCACTTAATTGTGTATTGATTgcacaaaaacaaatatattcaaTGGGTATGGCTAGCAGTTGCGTCatgcaatttataaaatatttttaattattaattttcaggTGAAACAAGTCGAAGAATACATGGCATACCGTAAACTACCCCGAGAGATGCGGCAGCGAATCACAGAGTATTTCGAGCATCGGTATCAAGGGAAATTCTTTGACGAGGAGCTGATCCTTGGTGAACTGAGTGAAAAGCTCCGCGAGGATGTGATAAACTACAACTGTCGATCGCTGGTTGCCTCAGTGCCTTTCTTTGCCAATGCTGACTCAAATTTCGTGTCTGATGTCGTCACGAAGCTGCGATATGAAGTCTTCCAACCTGGTAAGCGGAACAACCAaacactaatataataaatatgtctgCATTCCATAGGGTATCCTAATACGTAATCTGTGATAAAGAGACAAAAATGATCTCGTTTTGCGTGTGTATTGAGACACTTTCTAGGATGTGGACCGAAGTATCTACTAAACTAGTAGCGAGTAAACTCGCAGGAAATTCGACCATTTGGGACGGCTGATTGGTGAAGTGCAGGCTTAGCCAAATAGACTGAATACAAAAGTAGGCTGTAAGAATTTGGAATCACTACTCCGATAGGTTTATCTTTTGGCCAAATGTATAGATCTGTAACTTAGGAATTTCTGTATTAACAAACAGGTAATCTAGCATTAATGAGAATTGAAGAAGTGACTTGAGTAGAAATTTGCTTTTATCTAAACGAGACAAGTTAACTCTCACTTCTTGTGCCAATCTAAAAGAAACCTGAGAAACTTGATTTAACTCATGATAAATCAACTCAGTCAACAAAATTATTTGTCATTTCAGGTGATATTATAATCAAAGAAGGAACCATCGGAAACAAGATGTATTTTATTCAGGAGGGTATAGTGGACATTGTAATGGCGAATGGCGAGGTTGCCACCAGTCTTTCCGACGGCTCATACTTCGGCGAGATATGTCTGCTGACGAATGCCCGACGTGTCGCTTCCGTCCGCGCCGAGACATACTGCAATCTATTTTCACTTTCTGTGGACCACTTTAACGCTGTGCTTGACCAATACCCGCTGATGCGACGCACAATGGAGAGCGTTGCCGCGGAACGACTGAATAAGATCGGCAAGAACCCGAATCTCGTCGCGCATCGGGAAGACGACACCACATCAGAAGGGAACACCATTAACGCTGTAGTGAATGCCTTAGCAGCTGAAGCGGAGCATGTTAGCTTATCGGATGACAGCGTTGCGCGGTTGTCGGAGCGGTCGCTGGGGTTGGCTCTCCAACCGCTGCAAGCTGCATCGTGTAGGATGGCCGGGGTTGCGCTTCCAGGGTTGGGAGTCGCGGCTGCCCTTCCACGGCCGAAATCTGAGCACGACTTCAGCTCCGCACAGTCCCAGCAACCCGCGCTGTCGTCCGCCGGCGCCGCGTTCCACAAGTCCGACGCGGGCATAGCCCCCTGACGCCGCACTGTCTGCTAGGCCGGCGCCCCCCCCATAGCAATAATAGCCTTAGTGCGAGCGCGCGTCGCCTCGCTAGGAGTAGCGTAGACCACGTGTAATTAGCTGCGACTTCGCCGGGCGCACGACCGCGCCCGCTCAATCTCATTTTGTGATCTTATACTTAATTCTCCTGTGTTATTTAGGTTAAATTTTATATCATTGACGCTGTGACGAATACGCGACGTATTCCGATTGTATAGAGATATATCTGTTATATATTAAATCGAGTCTTATAGATACCTTGCCACAAAAGAGAAAATTATATAGACTAGACTGATTGTAAAGATATCACTATTTAATGCTTTGTTGGCGTACGTGAACCTTCACAGATGATGGATGAGGAACATTGTGTTCTAATGAACGGTCGGAAACGTTCCTGATAGAGAAGATAGAGGagattattatacatataatattatatgaaattgttgatatatttattattacgtcGAGCGTTGACGCGTAGATATGTGTATCGGGTCGCGGATCGCCATCGTCGTCGCCGTCTGCTAGTTAATCTGTTATCATAGTGTTACAGTAAGCTTGTGCCATATAGTGGTTGCCGTCAGCCAGAGTCCAAACACGGACGGGTACGACTCCCGACCCGAACACTGCACACACGACGcacaacaatattattaattctcaCAGTACCGTAGTACACCGTcgctttatttttaatcatagtCATATCGGCCTTAAAGGCCTCTCTTGGTTTCCTAAGTAGAGTCGGGTCTGTAGCGCTTGAATCGTTTGTTGATGTAAATATTGTAAGAATGAGGATTCGCCTTTTAGCATTATGGTTTTAGAAGTGATAAACGGACACTCGCTTGAGGGGCCCAGTCAATTAATTCGATAGCGCGACGCAGTTAGCGTTACGGCACACTACACTTGGTACCTTGTTTTTAATTGtaggaaaaataatttattattgatagTGATCATTTTGTAGGATTAAGTAGACCCGAGCGGTAATTAATTCAGACGAATTACGTTGTGATAGTGCAGCTGGGCTGCGGGCGTTCAGCCTCGCCACTGGCTCAGCGATACTCGAcgctatatttataaatacatagctCAAATTTGCATGGTTTGTGCTTGACAAAACTGTGACTTGTTTGGTTTGTTTCTTCTTAGCTGATGTGGCCGTGGTTAGATTATTTCGCAGCTACTTCTTATAATGTACTAGTATTTTTCGGCTATAATAAACTAGATGACCGCAAATCAGTTTGTTTAGAGTAGAGTAGCCGTTGAGCCGCCCGCCGCCGGTGACGCATCTTTGGCATTTTCATCATAACTATTCATAGGACTTAAAACTGTCAAAATTTAACCTGAGTTTAATTCATCTATGttgcaatttatttaataatgtgtcATACAAAATGACATTGACAGCTATTGTTGTCAATTTCGCTAAAATCCATATTAACGGATTAAATTGCTTCCCAAGTGACAACCCATAATTATTGAACTTAGAAGTTAATTTTTGacaagttttatataaaaaaaagtgtcatGACAACTTGTGAACATGTTTTGCAATAGTTGAATTTGTAGCGAAATATAATGACGAACCAATATGCagtagtttaattattattgtagatgAATGCAGCCTTTAGTTTGTCGACTAACACTATCCTTTGTACTCATAAGGTATTTTTACGATTGATCTTAGCAGAGTGACTTTCTGTCAATTTATCtacaaagtaataatattattatctatattaagttttatctccagaagcatttatttattgttacttTATCATACATTGAATTTATGCTTTTTGTAAAGAACGTAAATTTTATAGAAGAGatctatttttattgtaaatttgagcTGCGGGTTGACAACAGGCAAACCTATATGAATCGAAGAGATTTTTTTATCTGAACTGTTAATtagtgtataattattatacttaattatattatactgatTTCTGGTATCTATTTTCACCAAAAGTGCTCATCGCTGTCAAGAGAAATTAGAAAAATGCATTAAAAGAATGAAGAATATCATCCTGTTGTTGTTATTTATCTATTTGTATTTCACACCAAGCAATGTCATCAAGTTAAGACTGGTTAATCTGACATGATGACTGGGTGATTACCTGTTATTAACACGCTTCTTTGGATACGAGGTACCTAAAGTGTAATAAACGGGAATCCTCCACCGTAGGTTCGTCCTTCTGTCAATGGACTGTATCTACTGAagccttaaattaaaaaaagaacacaTGTGACATCAGGCACTTATTGGTGCCATATATGTCTTGGCGGTGTGACTGAACCGAACGAGTGAAGTAAGCAGCGGCATCCATCTTCAGACGATGAACGAATTTAATTGCAAGACACATTTCGCTCATCGCTGAACCTTTGTAGAAGCAACACGCCTGTTATTAAAcgtgttatttaaatattattaattgttaacgAGAAATAAAGTAATTTCTGTAAATATAACGATTCATTAAAGACAACCCCCTAAATATACGAGAAGGTAGGATGGGAATCCTAGTCCATCAAAGAAGCGAACATAACCACTGAGCCATTAAACAGACGTTATGTATTAAGTAACAAAAAAGCGAATATTGTGTCAATTTCAATATGGCcgccatttatttaaacaaatgttcatttacattatctctggacctggCATCGATGACGTTATATCGTTGCTTTcttcatcgtcatcatcatcagccggaagatgtccactgctggacaaaggcctcccccaaagatttccacgaagatcggtcctgcgctgccctcatccaacgtattccggcgatcttgattaTAATCCTAATAATCGTTGCTTTGCTACGgggtgcaaaacaagcatcaattttttcagtattaagtcttttgaaggtacccatgtcggatcgtcccggaaacaccgcacatagatactcattccacagttttgtagtacgtagaaggaAGCCGAAATGATGGGAGTTTtcagagaagcgccttgtgcacATGATCAGTAACTGCAAGGCTTTCTCCCTTGCtctcgatagccgccgcccatctgtgttaGGCGccaagatcgcctgccgaccgaccatggcgaaatgCCGTACTGttagtcgttgatcaactggtgatctTCTAGGTTCAAcaggttaattatgctctccatgattttagagagcagagggcctaccatcaacttttaataagcgatgcgaatccgatgcagttcagtttaggtacctaaactgaatcactaaaattcataccatgaagtgccttttactgaatggcgtttggatcgcttatgaagaatgaacgacataaaattgcgtttcgaaacctaaaatgatatgattttagcggtttttttgcgtagaaaatactaaaagtacattttaaaattgcgcaattgcatcaaattataaactattaaacccttttttatacttatcaaataatagtaatataaataaatatagttctttgaattacaaattaaatgtttgcttatgtgttttcgtaaaaataacgagttatgaacgcacctccattgatgtttgatttgacaggatcacagagtacattttttttaattcgttcttgcgaacaggcccgggcccttactgcctcgtctttagtattttcatttttggtatctattttcagtattttgttttacaaaaaagtccaataaagtattctcatctcatcttttcTAAATCATCatctaaatttttcttttctattatttcagtattttttaaaagttattaacagcacgattcactttcctctgaggaagtagcaacttttttcgaatcggtcactttgataAAGCTATCCATTTTAgattgaaataacacctcatggtatgaatgaatgaacgaactaaatcagttttcgattcagttgatatcattttggacattcaattgacatcattgcgatttaatcagttattcaacctaaattagatagctctaatcacgtcgtggtacgaaatagcaaagcagttcattttaggttgtcaattgaatcgcaataagagttcatggtaggcccgcaagGAGGTAATAGCTACGagtataggcctgtagtttgccggatccgaaatgtctcctttttttggatggaatggacaagggctgacttccatgagtcagggactacgccttttgagtGCCTTCATTAACGCGTTAGCACTAGCTTCCACTCAGGGGCAAaagttctaagcacgattggggAGATGCaatccagcccgctcgacttacTTACGTCCAATGAAAAAAGatctcgccgaacagttttctgtcgaaACAGTACTTCacgcatagagctctgacatcgCGGGATTATTAGCGGCGTTTTTTCCGTTACTGTTAAGAGTCTAGTTAGAGGCGAAAAGAACACAGGACATCGGCTTATGCTTAGCTTAATACAGAGACCCGAACTTGCATATTCCAGTCGGCCAACTAGAAAGCTGCTCACctattttgacgacgtgcttcgatatCGCACGGGCAAAtctgccgcttaaaaaatctggaggtacggttatatttcctcttcagaactttacagttcggatcctttgtgcccagcgccgcaatccaagttcgatacgcctgttttttgcagtcagatgctgctttaactgacgcatcggaccagggctgtgatctgccaccgatcggtactacagagcttggtataaaaatatccatgccctgtagtatcacatcggctactgcaacggcgcgggcactaggatcatccgaaggaaaacaaaccctgctccaagggtaggatgcaaaaaaggaacgcatcctatcccaatctgctgacttgtagtgccaaacgcggcgggtcactGGTGTCCTGCGACGTgtgcgtcggataggcactacactcctgaccaagcAATGGTCGGAccttccgagaggggcgtcgacagagacctggtaactatcggaaTATGAAGTCAGCAGAAggtctaataaggacggcatgtggctgtccacatctgggagccgcgttggcgagtcaatcaattgggacagaccattcaccaatgcaaaattatgcacagatcgccctgcgtattCTGTGGTGCGTGACctaagccattcggcattgtgcccgttagACTCATCCAAGACTACGATTTAGGCGGAGGggattttctcaacgactaaacaagtttgaaaagaccttgtgacaagaccgagaatctttttttaaataaataaatggtattcgatttttaataccaaggagttttcatttaaaaatattttaatatgacagtttagagactgagcgtttggcgattaaataaaacaactgcttgactgtgaggaatatgtggaagatatatggaagatatgatttattaaaaggttacacgatatatatacaaaatccttaaaactagttacccaattacaatcgttacttaaaaaatatttacaagttcagaaaatacacaccaatgctagagcttacattttaaccaatagtaaaacgtttcattcactaagaattgagaataatattatgtgttctatctcgctctaaaactatgctatcgcagtttgtgtaaacttgcgtcgaacctcgatcatacgatgtcaatgagcattccgcacctacgctattgctcattgattaaaattgcatgaatagcgatcgacgcccgagtcccgacgcgtcattcgaggacgctcggccttgctgtgcggttgtgtaacgcggagcatgtGACtgtcacgtgagtatatctgcggtcgtcgagagaaagtacgatgcttgaaacttcactgcgatgactactggtgatctgtatgattctatgagttgatatacagcattatgaaatggttcctatcagagctaatattacgttatataaaataaaatgttcttgtcagaacgaatctttcgtcatacgcttattacagttattatgcacgattactatttctacgatctataatgctacgttacaagttaggtattagacatttgtattaattgatattattggttgtaggtacagctacaacagtaacagtggaaatattccattcccgatactattagtgcagcctatgtagtAGCAATTTTCCTGTTTTCTTGGTATAATGGTTTAATGTTTGCATAATATTGatggatatttttatgattttgttttatgtCAGTTCTTTGATCTTTCATTTTTGTACTGCTGATACTTTTTACATCCTTTGTAACTTGCAGAATTTGGCAACTGTCAGTTGTCACATTTGGCTTCAGTgtctgatttttttttgcagGATGCTGTTTAGCGTTCACCATCGATAGAGTAAATTCTTAAGGCATACACCGCATACactgattttataataaatggcGAAAATGCATTGGAGTAGTGTCTTTTTTCTTAAATGCTTCAAATGAAACTTgcatattataatttagtttattgACACTAATAAGTtgatctttattattatttattggttcAAGATCTACATAAAGATTTTATAGTTCGCGATTGGTGTACCTAATCGTGTCTTTAccgttaaaattattgtaaaaaagtaGTTAAAAGTGTG
This DNA window, taken from Leptidea sinapis chromosome 25, ilLepSina1.1, whole genome shotgun sequence, encodes the following:
- the LOC126972155 gene encoding potassium/sodium hyperpolarization-activated cyclic nucleotide-gated channel 2 isoform X3, which codes for MSLRSLHRRLSSAHNTCDDGSGGAATGRTASLRLANGRVATQSAEQLPHSPADCASVRISMDNTNTCCTDSLVTALDDETLLLGDADMSLKQGSGTGKVHFGGLDDVSLYGTPVEPAPPAPDAKQGFLRNQLQALFQPTDNKLAMKLFGSKKALMKERIRQKAAGHWVIHPCSSFRFYWDLCMLLLLVANLIILPVAISFFNDDLSTRWIAFNCLSDTIFLIDIVVNFRTGIMQQDNAEQVILDPKLIAKHYLRTWFFLDLISSIPLDYIFLIFNQVNDFSESFQILHAGRALRILRLAKLLSLVRLLRLSRLVRYVSQWEEVYILQNLQKKRTERRGRLSSDVAKKKGDTKSNLIFKFLNMASVFMRIFNLICMMLLIGHWSGCLQFLVPMLQGFPPNSWVAINELQEAFWLEQYSWALFKAMSHMLCIGYGRFPPQSLTDMWLTMLSMISGATCYALFLGHATNLIQSLDSSRRQYREKVKQVEEYMAYRKLPREMRQRITEYFEHRYQGKFFDEELILGELSEKLREDVINYNCRSLVASVPFFANADSNFVSDVVTKLRYEVFQPGDIIIKEGTIGNKMYFIQEGIVDIVMANGEVATSLSDGSYFGEICLLTNARRVASVRAETYCNLFSLSVDHFNAVLDQYPLMRRTMESVAAERLNKIGKNPNLVAHREDDTTSEGNTINAVVNALAAEAEHVSLSDDSVARLSERSLGLALQPLQAASCRMAGVALPGLGVAAALPRPKSEHDFSSAQSQQPALSSAGAAFHKSDAGIAP
- the LOC126972155 gene encoding potassium/sodium hyperpolarization-activated cyclic nucleotide-gated channel 2 isoform X1 translates to MSLRSLHRRLSSAHNTCDDGSGGAATGRTASLRLANGRVATQSAEQLPHSPADCASVRISMDNTNTCCTDSLVTALDDETLLLGDADMSLKQGSGTGKVHFGGLDDVSLYGTPVEPAPPAPDAKQGFLRNQLQALFQPTDNKLAMKLFGSKKALMKERIRQKAAGHWVIHPCSSFRFYWDLCMLLLLVANLIILPVAISFFNDDLSTRWIAFNCLSDTIFLIDIVVNFRTGIMQQDNAEQVILDPKLIAKHYLRTWFFLDLISSIPLDYIFLIFNQVNDFSESFQILHAGRALRILRLAKLLSLVRLLRLSRLVRYVSQWEEVYILQNLQKKRTERRGRLSSDVAKKKGDTKSNLIFKFLNMASVFMRIFNLICMMLLIGHWSGCLQFLVPMLQGFPPNSWVAINELQEAFWLEQYSWALFKAMSHMLCIGYGRFPPQSLTDMWLTMLSMISGATCYALFLGHATNLIQSLDSSRRQYREKRMDVKQVEEYMAYRKLPREMRQRITEYFEHRYQGKFFDEELILGELSEKLREDVINYNCRSLVASVPFFANADSNFVSDVVTKLRYEVFQPGDIIIKEGTIGNKMYFIQEGIVDIVMANGEVATSLSDGSYFGEICLLTNARRVASVRAETYCNLFSLSVDHFNAVLDQYPLMRRTMESVAAERLNKIGKNPNLVAHREDDTTSEGNTINAVVNALAAEAEHVSLSDDSVARLSERSLGLALQPLQAASCRMAGVALPGLGVAAALPRPKSEHDFSSAQSQQPALSSAGAAFHKSDAGIAP